Proteins encoded within one genomic window of Panicum virgatum strain AP13 chromosome 1N, P.virgatum_v5, whole genome shotgun sequence:
- the LOC120656845 gene encoding BOI-related E3 ubiquitin-protein ligase 1-like: protein MAVQAQYPSNLLFHDRGEPERKEMDMPRPPQLAGVSPAAVYFSSGGASGNRRKRPREPMAPPPPAAKEEYVNLFTLQPQQSTSFANMARFQSQNRVLSSPSPAATALVSTGLRLAFDEQQQQQQQQQQQESKQMMNVLRHSSSQSLFASVSDELAAQVKQHDDEIDRFIREQGEQLRRAMADRLRRHNRAILVKADQSAARRLREKAAEAEREARRGAELEERLVRLRGEAAAWQARALSEQAAAVTLHAQLQQAAAAARASVEELAAAGDAGPVESSSSAYVDPRRTGPSSDRACLVCRLRPASVVLLPCRHLSLCGECFAAGDADAAMACPVCLCVRTGSVEAILC, encoded by the exons ATGGCAGTACAGGCGCAGTACCCGTCCAATCTCCTCTTCCACGACAG AGGTGAGCcggagaggaaggagatggaCATGCCCaggccgccgcagctcgccggAGTATCGCCGGCGGCAGTCTACTTCTCCAGCGGTGGAG CGAGTGGGAATCGGAGGAAGCGGCCCAGGGagcccatggcgccgccgccgccggcggccaagGAGGAGTACGTCAATCTGTTCACACTCCAGCCGCAGCAGTCGACGTCGTTTGCGAACATGGCGCGCTTCCAGAGCCAGAACAGGGTCTTGTCGTCCCCGTCTCCCGCCGCGACCGCGCTCGTGTCGACTGGCCTCCGCCTGGCATtcgacgagcagcagcagcagcaacaacaacaacaacaacaggagAGCAAACAGATGATGAATGTCCTGCGCCACTCGTCGTCGCAATCGCTGTTCGCCTCAGTCTCCGACGAGCTTGCCGCGCAGGTGAAGCAGCATGATGACGAGATCGACCGGTTCATCCGGGAGCAG GGCGAGCAGCTCAGGCGGGCGATGGCCGATCGGCTGCGGCGCCACAACCGGGCGATTCTGGTCAAGGCAGACCagtccgccgcgcgccggctcCGGGAGAAGGCGGCGGAAGCGGagcgcgaggcgcggcgcggcgccgagcTGGAGGAGCGGCTCGTCCGCCTccgtggcgaggcggcggcgtggcaggcGAGGGCGCTGTCGGAGCAGGCCGCCGCGGTCACCCTGCACGCCCAGCTCCAgcaggccgcggccgcggcgcgtgcGTCGGtcgaggagctcgccgccgcgggcgacgcgggccCCGTGGAGTCCTCGTCGTCGGCGTACGTGGACCCCCGCCGCACGGGGCCGTCGTCGGACCGCGCGTGCCTCGTCTGCCGCCTCAGGCCGGCCTCCGTGGTGCTCCTCCCCTGCAGGCACCTCTCCCTGTGCGGCGAgtgcttcgccgccggcgacgcggaCGCCGCCATGGCGTGCCCGGTGTGCCTGTGCGTGCGCACGGGGAGCGTGGAGGCCATCCTCTGTTGA